A region of Ammoniphilus sp. CFH 90114 DNA encodes the following proteins:
- a CDS encoding M23 family metallopeptidase codes for MARPIFVFLLVFSLLSPSLPTSAKESQADSSSYEDKMELFQRMATLTGVPWYYLAAINQYEKNVQKRSKNEEPDKERQLSINIPPQKWGGFLNPNTDETSPNSIDFFNGMGRDGSGDNVADSTNDEDVLYTIATYISKYGYTEDDIRISLWEYYRSDKTVDIISEFAQIFQNFQTINLTESAFPLPLRSDYSYRSTWGDARGWGGRRIHEGTDIFAHHGTPVRSVCYGYVEVKGWNRYGGWRIGIRDLNNVYHYYAHLGGFNKNIKIGDIVKPGDVVGWVGSSGYGSPGTSGKFPPHLHYGMYKYNGKTEWAFDPYPHLKKWERIEYRKKKKK; via the coding sequence TTGGCTCGTCCAATTTTTGTTTTTTTATTAGTTTTTTCGTTGCTCAGTCCTTCTCTCCCGACTTCAGCTAAAGAATCTCAAGCTGATTCATCTTCCTATGAAGATAAAATGGAACTCTTTCAACGAATGGCAACGTTAACGGGAGTGCCGTGGTACTACTTAGCTGCCATTAACCAGTATGAAAAGAATGTACAAAAGCGATCAAAAAATGAAGAACCTGACAAGGAAAGGCAACTATCTATTAATATCCCCCCACAAAAATGGGGAGGGTTCCTAAATCCAAACACGGATGAGACTTCACCAAACAGTATAGATTTCTTTAATGGGATGGGCAGAGACGGTTCCGGCGATAACGTGGCAGATTCCACAAACGATGAGGATGTACTCTACACGATTGCTACATATATCTCCAAATATGGTTATACAGAAGACGATATTCGTATTTCGCTTTGGGAATATTATCGCAGCGATAAAACCGTTGATATTATTTCCGAGTTCGCTCAGATTTTCCAGAACTTCCAGACGATCAACCTAACAGAATCCGCCTTCCCCTTACCGCTTAGATCTGATTACAGTTACCGCTCCACTTGGGGAGATGCTAGAGGATGGGGTGGTAGAAGAATTCATGAAGGAACAGATATCTTTGCTCATCATGGCACCCCTGTTCGCAGTGTATGCTACGGTTACGTCGAAGTAAAAGGGTGGAATCGTTACGGTGGATGGAGAATTGGAATTCGAGATCTTAATAATGTTTATCACTATTACGCTCACTTAGGCGGCTTTAATAAGAATATAAAAATCGGTGATATCGTAAAACCCGGTGATGTCGTTGGATGGGTAGGAAGTTCTGGATACGGAAGTCCAGGAACATCAGGAAAGTTTCCTCCCCATCTCCATTACGGAATGTATAAGTATAACGGTAAGACCGAATGGGCTTTCGATCCTTATCCTCACTTGAAGAAGTGGGAACGGATTGAATACAGAAAAAAGAAGAAAAAATAA
- a CDS encoding DUF3055 domain-containing protein, with the protein MSNETFFLYDHKEDTKTRFVSFMGESNRYDLAITITNNFYGKKMVVNLQTNRAAIIGQDDLKEEGYIEHAFAVSEEEAEELLEFLYTII; encoded by the coding sequence ATGAGTAATGAGACCTTTTTTCTCTATGACCATAAAGAGGACACAAAAACACGATTCGTTAGCTTTATGGGTGAGAGCAATCGCTATGATTTAGCTATTACCATCACCAATAATTTCTATGGAAAGAAGATGGTTGTTAATCTGCAAACCAATCGTGCGGCTATCATTGGCCAGGATGATCTGAAGGAAGAAGGATACATCGAGCATGCCTTTGCTGTGTCAGAAGAGGAAGCTGAAGAACTGCTCGAGTTTTTATATACCATTATCTAA
- a CDS encoding phosphatidylglycerophosphatase A — protein sequence MSPIIVVNDEVVEKKTRELLELRGVTIDDLVELVMFLQKDYFPDLSREICVENIERVLAKREVQNAILTGIQLDMLAEQRQLMEPLQSIVFNDEGLYGVDEIVALSIVNVYGSIGFTNYGYIDKVKPGILKKLNDKNDHQNHTFLDDIVGAIAAAASSRLAHSKGHSKSKA from the coding sequence GTGTCACCCATTATCGTTGTTAATGATGAAGTCGTCGAAAAGAAAACCCGAGAACTACTTGAATTAAGAGGCGTAACAATAGATGACCTAGTAGAGCTTGTTATGTTCTTACAGAAGGACTATTTCCCCGATTTATCCCGCGAGATCTGTGTTGAAAATATTGAAAGAGTACTAGCAAAACGGGAAGTTCAAAACGCCATTCTTACCGGTATCCAACTAGATATGCTAGCTGAGCAGCGTCAATTAATGGAGCCTTTGCAAAGCATCGTTTTTAACGACGAAGGCTTGTACGGTGTGGATGAAATTGTAGCCTTGTCCATCGTAAATGTCTATGGTAGCATCGGTTTCACAAATTATGGTTATATCGATAAAGTGAAACCTGGTATTTTGAAAAAATTAAACGATAAAAATGACCATCAAAATCATACTTTTCTAGACGATATTGTAGGAGCCATTGCCGCTGCGGCTTCTAGTCGCTTGGCCCATAGTAAAGGCCATTCAAAATCAAAAGCGTAA
- a CDS encoding alpha/beta fold hydrolase, which produces MPKMDVNGAILHYDSEGEGIPIIFIHPPVLTTKGFTYQVRDLSPYFQVIRFDIRGHGHSSPSSLPITYSLIADDMIAIMDKLGLEKAYFCGYSMGGTAVLEVLLRYPERSLGGIVLGGLSEVLDLRLRSQILLGATIAKAGGVELLARAVSSTNSDTLELFREQYQEARRGSARNIEQYYRTGLDYNCTSRLGEITLPILLLYGARDKRFLHYAQLLHEKLPNNELKFISNVKHHLPTRAAIEMNDLIKQFIYTHHRPSEEIPQEYFSPYQVLSELPNDPGVFPRA; this is translated from the coding sequence ATGCCTAAAATGGATGTGAACGGAGCTATTCTCCATTATGACTCTGAAGGAGAGGGGATCCCCATTATTTTTATTCATCCACCTGTCCTTACAACCAAGGGGTTTACCTATCAAGTGAGAGACCTGTCTCCTTACTTTCAGGTGATTAGGTTCGACATACGGGGACATGGCCATAGCTCTCCTTCATCCTTGCCTATTACCTATTCTCTAATAGCGGATGATATGATAGCCATAATGGACAAATTAGGACTAGAAAAAGCTTATTTTTGTGGCTACTCAATGGGAGGCACGGCTGTATTGGAGGTACTCCTTAGGTACCCAGAGAGGTCACTAGGGGGGATTGTTTTAGGCGGACTATCAGAGGTTCTAGATCTGAGGCTAAGGAGTCAAATCTTGCTCGGAGCCACCATTGCCAAAGCAGGTGGAGTCGAACTCTTAGCCAGAGCTGTTTCCTCAACCAATTCAGATACGTTGGAGTTATTCCGAGAACAGTACCAGGAAGCTCGTAGAGGCTCTGCTCGTAACATTGAACAATATTATCGTACAGGGTTGGATTATAATTGTACTTCCCGATTAGGGGAGATTACGTTACCTATTTTGCTATTATACGGGGCTCGTGATAAACGCTTCCTCCACTATGCTCAGCTCCTACACGAAAAATTGCCGAATAACGAACTCAAGTTTATCTCTAACGTCAAGCATCATCTTCCAACGAGAGCGGCTATTGAAATGAATGATCTCATTAAACAGTTTATTTATACCCACCATCGTCCATCAGAAGAGATACCTCAAGAGTATTTTTCACCTTACCAAGTATTATCTGAGCTTCCGAATGATCCGGGAGTTTTTCCAAGAGCGTAG
- a CDS encoding YhcN/YlaJ family sporulation lipoprotein — translation MTKWKSWLAITALSLSVIGCAPAADDARDTNYHGAGVTGYGNNLATDDNIGLTRNRADRGTPLANANVNDQGNFGTLFNHSIYKDGTTGMNRNGKKDYGYATYNKRDVTVQQNGTFHIDRDVLARAVGSVVSAIPGVDQSTVLVTDEDIFIGCPGVTDEDTLNRAKLSAWGMTPRWYDIYISGDENVIDQVNTLVNRTGSNTINNDQLEAVLKTRTKDMTGMNVTNNNQNIDDYNLNQTYPNTNSTHRMTNQ, via the coding sequence ATGACAAAGTGGAAATCATGGTTAGCTATCACGGCCCTGTCCTTGAGTGTTATTGGTTGTGCTCCAGCTGCGGATGACGCGCGGGATACGAATTATCACGGGGCAGGAGTAACAGGATATGGAAACAACTTGGCAACTGATGATAACATCGGTTTAACGCGAAATAGAGCTGATCGCGGTACTCCTCTAGCTAACGCTAATGTAAATGACCAAGGAAACTTTGGAACCCTCTTTAATCATTCCATCTATAAGGATGGAACAACAGGCATGAACCGCAACGGTAAAAAAGATTATGGGTATGCTACTTATAACAAAAGAGATGTTACTGTGCAACAAAATGGAACCTTCCACATCGACCGAGATGTTTTAGCTCGAGCTGTTGGTTCTGTTGTATCCGCGATTCCAGGAGTAGATCAATCTACCGTCTTAGTTACGGATGAGGATATCTTTATTGGGTGTCCTGGTGTAACAGATGAAGATACGCTGAATCGTGCCAAGCTTTCTGCTTGGGGAATGACTCCTCGTTGGTATGACATCTATATTTCCGGGGATGAAAACGTCATTGACCAAGTCAACACATTAGTCAATCGTACTGGCAGCAACACGATTAACAATGATCAACTCGAAGCTGTGCTCAAGACTCGAACGAAAGACATGACAGGAATGAATGTCACGAATAATAACCAGAATATTGACGATTACAACTTAAATCAAACGTATCCGAACACGAATTCAACCCATCGTATGACAAACCAATAG
- a CDS encoding YutD family protein — protein MIRIQGLSFELLEDHRNGWNPEAFKSRYSDILNKFDYIVGDWGYGQLRLKGFFEDQYPKSSFDNRISFLDEYIQEYCNFGCPYFVLKKSKDKQGESKEEQPIE, from the coding sequence GTGATACGCATTCAAGGATTGTCCTTTGAATTGCTGGAAGACCATCGTAATGGATGGAATCCGGAGGCGTTCAAGAGCCGATATAGCGACATATTAAATAAGTTTGATTATATCGTAGGAGACTGGGGGTATGGTCAGCTACGGCTGAAGGGGTTCTTCGAGGACCAATATCCTAAATCCTCATTTGATAATCGAATTAGTTTCTTAGATGAGTATATACAAGAGTACTGCAATTTTGGTTGCCCTTATTTTGTATTGAAAAAATCAAAAGATAAACAAGGTGAATCAAAAGAAGAGCAACCTATAGAGTAG
- a CDS encoding NifU family protein — MSDLNAQVQEVLDKLRPFLQRDGGDCELVDIEDGVVKLRLMGACGSCPSSTITLKAGIERALTEEIPEIKEVQQVF, encoded by the coding sequence ATGTCTGATCTTAATGCACAAGTTCAAGAAGTTCTAGATAAACTACGTCCATTCCTACAACGTGACGGTGGAGACTGCGAATTAGTGGATATCGAAGATGGTGTTGTTAAGCTTCGATTGATGGGAGCATGCGGTAGTTGCCCTAGTTCTACCATCACACTAAAAGCAGGTATCGAACGTGCACTAACCGAAGAAATTCCTGAGATCAAAGAAGTTCAACAGGTTTTCTAA
- the erpA gene encoding iron-sulfur cluster insertion protein ErpA: MLEITESAGSKIRELLQAQENPNLFLRVGVQGGGCSGLTYGMGFDEEQKETDQEFELQGIKVVVDADSLKVLNGTRIDYKESMVGGGFTIDNPNAVATCGCGTSFKTATNEGNPEKCD, encoded by the coding sequence ATGTTAGAGATTACGGAAAGTGCGGGCAGTAAGATTCGAGAGCTGTTACAAGCCCAAGAAAACCCGAATTTATTCCTACGCGTGGGTGTTCAAGGTGGCGGATGCAGCGGACTTACTTATGGTATGGGATTTGATGAAGAACAAAAAGAAACAGACCAAGAGTTTGAACTTCAAGGTATTAAAGTTGTTGTGGATGCAGACAGTCTAAAGGTTCTAAACGGAACAAGAATTGATTATAAAGAATCTATGGTAGGCGGCGGTTTTACGATTGATAACCCGAACGCTGTTGCCACTTGCGGATGCGGAACCAGCTTCAAGACCGCTACGAACGAAGGAAATCCAGAAAAGTGTGATTAA
- a CDS encoding YuzB family protein, with protein MSIMIEFCRANLNTGSEQVKDQLLKNPGDLEDAEVIEYGCLGNCGQCYLEPFAMVEGMIVAGETPEELLNNIRNFVKKKQEEDKQWRELGF; from the coding sequence ATGTCGATTATGATTGAGTTCTGTCGGGCTAATTTAAACACTGGTTCGGAACAGGTTAAAGATCAATTACTCAAAAACCCTGGGGACTTAGAAGACGCAGAAGTCATCGAATATGGGTGCTTAGGGAATTGTGGTCAATGCTATCTAGAACCCTTTGCGATGGTAGAAGGTATGATTGTGGCTGGCGAAACACCTGAAGAGTTATTAAATAATATTAGGAATTTTGTAAAGAAAAAGCAAGAGGAAGATAAGCAATGGAGAGAGCTGGGATTTTAA
- a CDS encoding DUF86 domain-containing protein, producing the protein MYNVNTQRIEEILTYIDHSLLPSLQAIMQSGKQELLGDSIAVFAAERIVHLFIEGMTDVGNFLIDGFIMRDPGSYEDIVDIMEDEGVYTTEQAVAFKDIVLLRKDLVQNYTVSIHERLYDVYAEHSNVMTTYTSLIRSYLKKELW; encoded by the coding sequence ATGTATAATGTGAACACACAAAGAATTGAGGAAATCTTAACATACATAGACCATTCGCTACTGCCTTCGTTACAGGCGATTATGCAGTCCGGTAAACAAGAATTATTAGGTGACTCTATCGCAGTCTTCGCTGCCGAAAGGATCGTCCATTTATTTATTGAAGGAATGACAGATGTCGGGAACTTTTTAATTGATGGGTTTATTATGCGTGATCCAGGAAGCTATGAGGATATTGTAGACATCATGGAAGACGAAGGCGTTTATACGACAGAACAAGCAGTTGCATTTAAGGATATTGTTCTTTTGCGCAAGGATCTCGTGCAAAATTACACTGTGTCCATTCATGAGAGACTTTATGATGTTTATGCAGAGCATTCGAATGTCATGACCACTTATACCTCTCTCATTCGAAGCTATTTAAAGAAAGAATTATGGTAA
- a CDS encoding NUDIX domain-containing protein: MNDYVFQDSLGQNIYLTFSPELFASHPDHVLIVPIYQGKLLFTCHPERGWELPGGKVEKGETAEQAAVREVWEETGAEIVIVKQLGQYKVEGTGIIFKKAIFLAQVLEWSNQRPQGYETVDSALYPIQVDTYQDKFSPFMKDGVMKQIQERLGTYPGATT; this comes from the coding sequence ATGAACGATTACGTCTTTCAAGATTCTTTAGGTCAAAATATTTATCTCACATTTTCTCCTGAATTATTCGCCAGTCATCCTGACCATGTGCTGATTGTGCCAATATATCAAGGAAAATTACTGTTTACCTGTCACCCTGAGCGAGGTTGGGAATTGCCTGGTGGGAAAGTGGAGAAAGGGGAAACAGCAGAGCAAGCAGCGGTTAGAGAGGTGTGGGAGGAAACAGGAGCAGAAATCGTCATCGTAAAACAATTAGGCCAGTACAAAGTAGAGGGTACAGGGATAATCTTTAAGAAGGCCATTTTCCTTGCCCAGGTCTTGGAGTGGAGCAACCAGCGTCCTCAGGGATATGAGACCGTCGATTCTGCCTTATATCCTATACAAGTAGATACGTATCAAGACAAGTTTAGTCCTTTTATGAAAGATGGCGTGATGAAGCAGATCCAAGAGAGGCTAGGCACTTATCCAGGCGCTACAACATAG
- a CDS encoding TIGR01457 family HAD-type hydrolase, with translation MKAYSAYLIDLDGTMYRGNQVIEEAPGFIQWLNEQGIPFLFLTNNSSLTPQRVAHKLGLMGITCGPEHVYTTSMAAAHYISSTLSSHRVYAIGEAGLIEALQQEGCELAEEQPEVVVVGIDREITYEKMAKASLAIQGGAHFLSTNSDRAIPTERGLVPGNGALTAAISVACGKEPQYIGKPESLFVHLALEKLGVNAENVLLVGDNLQTDIAAGVQAQVDTLLVYTGITRPEDLELQAIKPTYAVDHLKEWTLRF, from the coding sequence ATGAAAGCCTATAGTGCTTATTTGATTGATCTAGATGGGACCATGTATCGAGGAAACCAGGTAATTGAAGAAGCGCCGGGGTTTATTCAGTGGTTAAATGAACAAGGAATTCCATTTCTTTTTCTAACGAATAATTCGTCTTTGACTCCTCAGCGGGTTGCCCATAAACTGGGTCTTATGGGGATCACTTGTGGTCCAGAACACGTCTATACGACCAGTATGGCTGCTGCTCATTATATATCTTCAACTCTAAGCTCCCATAGGGTTTACGCTATTGGGGAGGCAGGGTTGATCGAGGCTTTACAGCAAGAAGGCTGTGAACTCGCGGAGGAGCAGCCAGAGGTGGTGGTAGTTGGGATTGACCGAGAGATTACCTATGAAAAGATGGCCAAAGCTTCTTTGGCCATCCAGGGTGGTGCTCATTTTCTTTCTACGAATAGTGACAGGGCCATTCCTACAGAAAGAGGGTTAGTTCCTGGTAATGGTGCACTCACAGCTGCGATTAGTGTGGCATGTGGGAAAGAACCCCAATATATAGGAAAACCGGAATCCTTATTTGTTCATTTGGCACTCGAAAAGCTTGGGGTAAATGCTGAAAATGTACTGTTGGTAGGCGATAATTTACAGACCGATATCGCTGCAGGTGTTCAAGCCCAGGTGGATACCCTTTTAGTTTACACTGGAATTACTCGGCCTGAAGATTTAGAGCTTCAAGCCATTAAGCCTACCTATGCGGTTGACCACTTAAAAGAGTGGACTTTACGCTTTTGA
- a CDS encoding NAD(P)/FAD-dependent oxidoreductase codes for MSLYRDEKVYDLTIVGGGPAGLFTAFYGGMRQCSVKIIESMPQLGGQLSALYPEKYIYDVAGFPKVRAQELVDALKEQAMQFEPTLSLEEQVQNVEKQDDKFEITTDKGVHFSRAIIVTAGVGAFAPRRLDHPKSAHFEEKNLHYFVTDLNMFSGQRVAVFGGGDSAVDWALMLEPIAKEVHLIHRRDKFRAHEHSVENLMNSKVNVLTPYELTDLVGNEKVEKVAIQNSKTQESMVLDVDAVIVNFGFISSLGPIKNWGLEFEKGSIVVNSKMETNIPGIYAAGDIATYPGKVKLIAVGFGEAPTAVNNAKSYIDPEAKVQPGHSSSMNL; via the coding sequence ATGAGTCTTTATCGTGATGAAAAAGTGTACGATTTAACGATTGTAGGTGGTGGTCCTGCCGGTTTATTTACTGCTTTCTATGGCGGAATGCGCCAATGCAGCGTTAAAATAATCGAAAGCATGCCCCAACTCGGTGGCCAGCTCTCCGCGTTATATCCAGAGAAGTACATCTACGATGTGGCTGGCTTTCCTAAAGTACGTGCACAAGAATTAGTAGATGCGCTAAAGGAACAAGCCATGCAATTTGAACCTACCCTATCCCTTGAAGAGCAAGTTCAGAATGTTGAAAAACAGGATGATAAGTTCGAAATTACCACAGATAAAGGTGTCCACTTCTCTAGAGCTATTATTGTTACGGCAGGGGTCGGTGCGTTTGCACCCAGAAGATTAGACCATCCCAAATCCGCTCACTTTGAAGAAAAGAATCTCCACTACTTTGTAACCGACTTAAATATGTTTTCCGGGCAACGTGTAGCTGTATTTGGTGGTGGAGACTCCGCGGTTGACTGGGCGTTAATGCTTGAGCCTATCGCGAAGGAAGTACACCTCATACACCGTCGTGATAAGTTTCGTGCTCATGAACATAGCGTAGAAAATCTTATGAACTCTAAAGTTAACGTTCTGACCCCTTACGAGCTTACGGACCTCGTAGGGAATGAGAAGGTTGAAAAGGTAGCTATTCAAAACAGTAAAACACAAGAGAGTATGGTTCTTGATGTAGATGCTGTTATCGTAAATTTTGGATTTATCTCCTCATTAGGACCTATTAAGAATTGGGGATTAGAATTTGAAAAAGGAAGCATTGTTGTAAACTCTAAGATGGAGACGAATATCCCAGGGATCTATGCTGCTGGTGATATCGCAACCTACCCAGGGAAAGTGAAATTGATTGCTGTAGGCTTCGGTGAAGCTCCAACCGCCGTAAACAATGCTAAATCTTATATTGACCCAGAAGCGAAAGTTCAACCGGGCCATAGCAGCTCGATGAATCTGTAA
- a CDS encoding DUF1462 family protein, producing MVEIIVYGAEELCASCLNAPSSRETASWLEAALNRVYDKEAIKVRYVDIHQPSSDEEKEFSTRVLEEDLWYPVVVIKGNVITEGNPDLKVIYKKLDELGIPRIE from the coding sequence GTGGTCGAGATTATCGTTTATGGAGCGGAAGAACTATGTGCGAGCTGCTTGAATGCCCCTTCTTCTAGAGAAACAGCAAGCTGGTTAGAAGCTGCTCTGAACAGGGTATATGATAAAGAGGCCATTAAAGTACGGTATGTGGATATCCACCAACCATCAAGTGACGAGGAAAAAGAATTTTCCACGAGGGTTTTGGAAGAAGATTTATGGTATCCTGTTGTGGTGATAAAGGGGAATGTTATTACTGAAGGCAATCCTGATCTTAAAGTGATCTATAAAAAATTGGATGAGTTGGGGATTCCTAGAATAGAATAG
- the yunB gene encoding sporulation protein YunB has product MARFRTGRRFNGAKPFSFKTAFFISFTIFLLISFQTFLYIERKLEPAMLKIAMTKVEQLAADAINEAISKRIAEGVDFKELVYFQEDKEGQIRAILFNYNEQTRIVGEATARVSNTLKELESIPLIIPLGQALDSNILAMIGPDVPITMVPMGSVQVNMVPEIREAGINMVHINVFIEIQAKVQVVIPFTTEPTIVRTQIPITQALFMGEVPDFYFRGTGLPEEGKGPTMLPPLQLDGKNFRMDAPPSTQ; this is encoded by the coding sequence ATGGCCAGATTCAGGACGGGAAGACGGTTTAATGGAGCGAAGCCCTTCAGCTTTAAGACGGCTTTCTTCATTTCATTTACCATCTTCTTGCTCATTTCTTTTCAGACCTTTTTATACATCGAAAGAAAGCTTGAGCCTGCCATGCTCAAAATTGCTATGACTAAGGTAGAGCAGTTGGCTGCTGATGCGATTAATGAGGCGATAAGCAAAAGGATTGCCGAAGGTGTGGACTTTAAAGAACTTGTTTATTTCCAAGAGGATAAAGAGGGTCAAATTCGAGCTATTCTTTTTAATTATAATGAACAGACTAGAATCGTGGGGGAAGCCACGGCAAGAGTAAGTAATACATTAAAAGAACTTGAGTCCATCCCCCTTATTATTCCTCTCGGTCAGGCATTAGACAGTAATATCCTGGCCATGATTGGTCCAGATGTCCCCATCACCATGGTACCTATGGGGTCCGTTCAAGTTAATATGGTGCCGGAAATTAGGGAGGCTGGAATCAATATGGTACATATTAATGTGTTTATTGAGATTCAAGCAAAGGTTCAAGTAGTCATTCCCTTCACGACGGAACCTACCATCGTAAGAACGCAGATTCCTATTACGCAAGCTTTATTTATGGGTGAAGTGCCTGATTTTTATTTCCGTGGAACAGGGTTACCAGAAGAAGGAAAGGGCCCAACTATGTTGCCTCCTCTTCAGCTTGATGGGAAAAATTTTAGGATGGATGCTCCGCCCAGTACTCAGTAA
- the lipA gene encoding lipoyl synthase, which translates to MNQRKPEWLKIKLNTDKNFKELKKMMRGKTLHTVCEEAKCPNLYECWSNRTATFMINGSICTRACRFCAVTTGLPTELDLAEPEKVAEAAEQMMLKYAVVTAVARDDLKDGGASIFAATIHAIRKRLPLCSVEVLIPDFQGNWDALRTVLEAKPNILNHNIETVERLSDRVRSKAKYARSLELLKISKDLAPGIPTKSSIMIGVGETMEEILQTMRDLRSHDVNIVTIGQYLQPSKKHLTVQKYWHPDEFAFLKEEGMKMGFDHVESGPLVRSSYHAHEQGQAAGHV; encoded by the coding sequence ATGAACCAGCGTAAGCCCGAATGGTTAAAGATAAAGTTAAATACGGATAAAAACTTTAAAGAATTGAAGAAAATGATGCGAGGCAAAACTCTTCATACCGTGTGTGAAGAAGCGAAGTGCCCAAACTTATATGAATGTTGGTCGAACCGAACAGCAACGTTTATGATAAATGGAAGCATCTGTACGAGGGCCTGTCGTTTTTGTGCGGTGACTACTGGCCTACCGACAGAATTAGACTTGGCTGAACCAGAGAAGGTTGCTGAAGCAGCGGAGCAGATGATGCTTAAATATGCGGTGGTAACCGCTGTGGCAAGGGATGACCTAAAGGATGGGGGCGCATCCATATTTGCTGCAACCATTCATGCGATCCGCAAGAGACTCCCTCTCTGTAGTGTAGAAGTTTTGATCCCTGATTTCCAAGGGAACTGGGACGCTTTGCGGACGGTTCTGGAAGCAAAGCCTAACATTCTCAACCACAATATTGAGACGGTAGAACGATTATCTGACCGTGTTCGTTCCAAGGCGAAGTACGCAAGATCATTAGAACTTCTCAAGATTTCTAAAGATTTGGCTCCCGGAATCCCGACCAAGTCCAGTATAATGATTGGAGTAGGGGAAACAATGGAGGAAATACTCCAAACTATGAGAGATCTTCGTTCCCATGACGTTAATATCGTCACAATCGGACAATACCTTCAACCAAGCAAAAAACATCTTACTGTACAGAAGTATTGGCACCCAGATGAGTTTGCTTTCTTAAAAGAGGAAGGAATGAAGATGGGATTTGATCACGTAGAATCCGGTCCTCTTGTTCGAAGCTCGTATCACGCTCACGAGCAGGGACAAGCAGCAGGACATGTGTAA
- a CDS encoding metalloregulator ArsR/SmtB family transcription factor, translating to MSKAKNSSTRNEILHMLKLHGSLTVSEMAVQLQITEMAVRRHLSTLERDHLIESKMVRQSMGRPTNVYSLSEESEQMFPRHYSDFALDFLQDIEDVEGEEKIRSLFQRREQRLSDKYKKQIKGDTLEKKVKQLAVIQNEKGYMVEIEKDPETGDFIFKEFNCPISQVAKEYNHACDCELSLFKKVLETEVEQNECIAQGEDKCVYVIKNSES from the coding sequence ATGTCTAAAGCAAAGAATTCTTCTACACGAAATGAAATTCTCCATATGCTTAAGCTTCATGGCTCCCTTACCGTCAGTGAAATGGCCGTCCAGCTGCAAATTACAGAGATGGCTGTCCGCCGCCATCTAAGTACACTCGAGCGAGATCATCTTATCGAATCCAAAATGGTCAGACAATCCATGGGGCGACCGACGAATGTCTATTCTCTATCGGAAGAATCTGAGCAGATGTTCCCCCGGCATTATTCTGACTTTGCCCTTGATTTCCTTCAGGATATTGAAGATGTTGAAGGGGAAGAGAAGATTAGGTCCTTGTTCCAGAGAAGAGAGCAAAGATTATCAGATAAGTATAAGAAGCAAATAAAAGGTGATACGTTAGAAAAAAAGGTAAAACAGTTAGCTGTTATACAGAACGAAAAGGGTTACATGGTTGAGATTGAGAAGGACCCCGAAACAGGAGATTTTATTTTTAAAGAATTTAATTGTCCTATTTCTCAAGTAGCGAAAGAATACAATCATGCCTGCGATTGTGAACTAAGCCTTTTTAAGAAAGTATTAGAAACAGAAGTAGAACAGAATGAATGTATAGCCCAAGGCGAAGATAAGTGTGTCTATGTGATCAAGAATTCAGAATCCTAA